The DNA window ggcaaggggtctaagtataatttggtattatataggaggtgtctctctaatagtgacattctctaaggggtggcactgtaaattacccttaaacaAGTTGATTGTCGACATGACTTAATTTAGAGTCATTAGTAGAACTGAGATTTTTTGATTGAAATCACTCATTAATTTTTGGGCCTACTAAAATCTTGTCTGATATTTTTCTTATGGTGGTTAATCTTAGGGGattcaattttttctctttatggtATCAGGGAATCATCTTTAAATGAATAGACAGGCAAGATGTTGCTTGAAATTAATGAGTAAGCAAGGCATGCTAGGTGAGTGGTTCCTATCATATTGAAACTCTTTGGTTTTAGAGCTGTTTGAGGCCCACCATAATTTGGACAATCCTGTAGCAGCTGCTAGCATGATGGGGCTTCAGGTTGCTTAGATATTATACTTTCTCTGCATCTTTGTGTTGATATGGAGAAAGTTCAAAAAATGCTTTCTGAAATTTTTTGTGCTTAGTGTGAAGCCTCCACATCTTCTGAAGCCGCTGCAAAGTTGCAGCGAGCATCCAGCAGTTGGGAATCCCTTGGGGTATATGTTCGGATGTTCCCAGCAGCTGGATGCTCACTGCAACATTACTTGTGTGAACATTTTATGTACTAACTCTGCAGATGCCATTTCTTTCTGGTATGGTTGATGGCCGCTTGGTTCACAAATATGCTGCTTCAACATTGAGGCAACATCAGGATGATATGTATTATCTTACAAAGTTTATTTTTAGATCTTTAAGTCTCAAGAACCTTTCTTACCAACCACACAAAATAAAAAGACCTTATCATCCCATCAGAAGGGAGGATCaaggaggaatttgatttcatcCTGCTATGGGTTACGGCCGGCATTGATTGACTAACCCAATCGTAGTCCTTGAAACCATGATAGTAATAGTATTCACCAGCTAAAAGTATGAGCACCGACCCTATATTGCAATGTTTCATACTTAGAAGTTATGTTAAAAACCTTTCCTATTACTGATGCAGAGAGAGCAACCAATGATATGTGGCTCAGGATTCCTTAGTTGCATCTAGAagcaaattattattattattttttttttaattgagaaaaggaaatttcattAATTGATGTAGTTGAGAACATTAATCATTGGGCATGTATCTAGAATTCTAAATTTCATTAATTGATGTAGTTGAGAACATTAATCATTGATCATGTATCTAGAATTCTAACTTTCCTATGCAGCAATGTGCTTAAGTAatagtacacattcgtttgatAGCTTGATAAAAATATTGATTTGAGAGAGTGATTTATAAACATCCAAAAAAGGGGGATTAATTGCGCTCTAAGACCACGAACAAATGTTATTATCTTGAATCAAGTTGTTCAATTCCTCCGCATCACTCTAAACTTGTGTCACATTCGAACCCTTCATCATTGGATTTCTTCAGACTGTAAAGAATGCTTCTGGACACTACATCAATGTTGTCTCTAATCATCAGATAATCTGCACAAACTGagataaattttcctttaaatattACTCCACGAGCCCATCTAGAGTAATTTTGAGATCTATTAGAAACAGTTGTACAAATCAAAATAGGGAAATCATGAAAAGAGGGGGTGATATAATAGAAAATGTTTCATTGGGTTGCATTAAAATATATAGGATCAATGTGGAAAGAATTGACAGAAAATACAAGAAATCAAATAGCTCTTGGAATAGTGGTCAGATAAAGCTGAAATTTTGGTCCAACTATAGAGGGTTGACAGATCTATCAATTGATGTATAAATTTGATAATAGATGAAACCTACTTGCTTAATTTTCCAGATCCAAGCAACTACTAAGAAAATGCAGGCAGAAACTGATCATCAACACTGACAAACTGAGTTATTATTATGTCAATGAAATAAAGATCATCAGATTCTAAGATTAAAATCAGCAATCACTGTTAAGTTTGCCAGATCAATATGCTCTGAAAGAGAGATTAAGAAGAAAACAGTAGATAGAATAAGAAAGGATGAGGACTGGTAGCAGATGATAACAGACTGTAACAGAactaaagggggggggggggacctgATTGCCTATGCAGCTTCTAAAACCTGATTACCTATGCAGCTTCtaaaaatttataaattgaCTCATAGACTCTCAATCAGAATCTGAAACTGAATAAAATAATCAAACTCAGAAGAACTCCTAATCGAACTCAAATATTTAGTTACTGAAACTAAACTCCTGATAAGAACTTGATCAACAGCCACTAAATACcaatttaaattaagaaagatatACAATATTAACCCAAAAATTACAACCTAATGACCCTTCTACCCTTTCTGAACTCAATGATCTGATTTAGGCATGGATTTCTTCAGCCTAGGCTTCCAAACTGGCTACTATTTATCCAGACAGGCTACTGCACCTGCACCAACCAAATATAATGAAGTAACACAGCAGACCATTGGGCAGAGTAGTATGCAAGAAAACTACTATGGTGCCAAAGGAGTGAGTCAAGAACCGCCCTACTTCAGATATTTGATTTAGCAAGAATTGTTGATGTTTCATTATCTGCTGGGCAACTGCAGGTAGAGTACAAACCCCACATTTCCAAGAAGTTTCTATGCATTCCTAAGAGCTCATTTAATTTGGATGGTATTGGTAAACTGCATTTAGGTACAGAAAGCTGTTCCATTCTTTCCTTGGACAAGTTTTGCTTTCTTTAGTCCATATTCTTCTTAATATAATTAATTTTCTAGCCCAATTGATTTGATTAGAAAAGATAGAAATAGAGAGTTTTTAAAACATGAACAGAGGAAAAAGGAATTGTTGCTGTGTTGAATGAAAAAACTGAAGCAAATAATCGATCCCAATTTCCCAACCCTAAAGTTCGCAGGGAATTGGGAAAATTGAAggtgaagaaattgaaaaaggataaaaaaaaaaaaaaaaaaaaaaaaaagagaaaagaaaagaaaagaaaaacatttttcaaCTTGTACTGTTTACGCCAGGGCCAGCAGTCTCTCTGTACGATCAAATTTATATTGTGGTGTGAGACTGTCTTTCTGTTTGGTAGTcccttgtctcacatgccaaatCAACTATTGGGATCTGTCCTATGTGGGCTGGACTCTGGTGCTGGGCTTAGTAAAGGGAGTCTTAATAGAGGATCTCCAATTCCGCTAAAGTTCTCCTCCTTAAAGTTGGCAAGCTTGGGTTTTTATGTTGAATGTCTCCATAATTATCATCATAGTTAGGGAAACGTTTTTCTTCACCACACGACCTAAGGCTCCAGagacctccccctccccctaatTGAATGGCCTAAAATGGATCACATTCTCGTTCACCGTAGCCTTAGTGAAACTTGATCTTTATAACTAACTAAAGGTGTCTAGCTACATACTGCCTGTGAAAGTCATGTAGAGAGCTTTTTAAATTGTCTTTTCAATGGTCTGAACAATTTTCAAagaattattaaaaatatagaaaaattaaattggtttgaaattttttgggcaAGAGATCGATGGATGCCTAGTTGACCATACACCAACATGGGAGCCAATGAGAACACGTGCAGTGGCATTAGTGCATTAAACTACCTTACCTAGTAAGTATAACTTCCAATTTGCTACACATTGATCACCTTGGTCATAGGAACTAGACACCAAAATGGGTTGATGACCAATCCAAGTCTGATGATTATCCCACTTAAAtctattttcttcttataaaaaataaaaaataaacactaaTCCATTTGTAGGtagcaaaaaaaatatgaccTCAAGCCACTacttttccaaattttaatgcCAAATTCTTCCATGTGACAAAATTAGGAGCTGTTACCCATTTTACTTCATGAATAAACCATGAAAGGTCCATTCTAGAAGGGAGACTATTTATTGTGGAGTGTTTAATATTGTTATATTGCACTCATAAATAATGTGTTGGTATTCATAAACGAAAAGAaaagagtaagaaaaaaaaaaaaaaagggaaaaaggttaCCTAAATATTGCACATAGCTTGTCAtcatatgtgattttttttttttttctgggataATAATGTGATACGTCTTTAGCttaatttttaaggaaaaagggAAGTTGTCTGGTTTCATGGCTCTTGTGTCCAAACATGCACAAGGACATGAAAAAttaccaccccaccccttgATGAGAAATTAAAAATCATATTCATGTTGATGATCCCGTGTGAATTCTCATTGATGGTACTAATGCAGGAGCCATACGACGGACAAAGATCTCTTGCCTtttctttaaagaaaaaaaaagcctttGTTTAGTCAAATTGAAGTCAAGGCAAATTACATTTTATGAATTTCCAaatcaacaataacaacaatcaaagcattatcccaacttaatggggttggctgcaCAAAGGTTCCAAACAAGAACGAATGCAAGGAACCAAGCAAAAAGATTGACTAGTTATGGCTGATTATAATAAAGTGTCGATTGTCTACTTCAAGCACCACTATAGATCAGTCATAGGCTCATTACGAcaaactataataaggtaccgtCTATTTGATGTACCAATATAGATTGGCCGAGCCAAATTACATCCACCATCAAAACAATCCACCACCCAACATACTTATATGAAATGaggaatgagaaaaagaatTCTTGACAGCCATTAAAGGAACGAAGTTGCATTCTTGAGTTTCTAAATCAAGGGGAGATAATTGAAATTATAGTATATTctagaaaataaagatgattgAATGATATATAATCTACATGGATATTCACAAATTTTGAAACTAATCTAGCTAAGAAACCTAATGTAATTTCAATAACAAATGAAACTCAAAATTATATTGTTCTATTAACAATTGTAACTTAGTTTATTTACTTATTAGAAGTAAGATGGTCAGAAGGAACAAAGAGGTGTACAGAAACAAGAAGTACTCTCACatcagggggaaaaaaaaaaaagggtaaactCCAACTCTTTCTCTCTTGAAGATGAACCATGGCCATGCATGATTAAAAGTTCGATACTTCcttctgaaaaaagaaaaggccaGAAGGGCCATCATCAGGCAACAAAGCCAACTTCACAGGACCTGCTGCACCTTCTTCAACAGTACAGACCCCAGTGTTGTAGTTAATGTCAGTTTTGACATAACCAGGGCAGACACAATTTATGCGAAATTTGGGTAACATCCTAGCCAGAATTCTTGTGTAGGCATTCATAGCTGCTTTGGACATTGTATATGCAGGCCAGCCATGGGTTTCCTTGAAATCCTTTAGAAACTTGTTCAACACATCGTCCACTCTTTCTTCTGTGAGGCCATCCTCATCGCTTAGCACTTCTTTGGCCCATGTGTCGGTGACATACTGCAACAGAGCATTCTTTTAAGACCAATTAAAATAGATCATAAATAGTGAAACCCAAATAGTTAGGGAAAGGATTTATTGAGTGTGTAGAAATTCCAGAGGGTTGGTGCATTTTTAACAGGTGAAGTGGTTACTACTTACTAGTGTAAGTTTGATTGATCTGTGCTAAAACTTAATCCAGATTGGTACATGAAAATCAGACAATCCACTGTAAGGATCATGCCAAAGTCAAAGGGTCAAGCTCTCTCTTTGAGCCCAGGAAGATTCCCTTGTGGATCTTGGAACCATGAAAATATTGCAAACCCAGATACTAACATTTAGAAAGAATGAAAATTCCATATCCTCTAGGAAAGGTTATGCTAGTAATACTCTTATATCTCAATACAAAGTTTATTTGAACTGAATCGAAAACATATTAGAGAAATTGAAATTCCATTACTAAACCAAAAGGGATAGCTTCTCTATACCTGTAGCTTCCCTCCAGATGATGAAACATTAACAATTCTTGGTGAATCAGATAGCTGAAGGAGGGGAAGAAGTGCTTCAGTCACTCTTTTGGCACCATAGTAGTTTGCTTGCACACATTCTTCAGCCATTTCAGGGGTCTCTCTTGCTAGTTCCCTGTATTTGATAAACCTAACTTCGGGCTGCATCAATAAAAACGGTTCAgactttttcattttatttcatctAAGATCACCATTGAAGTCTCATATAAATAGTCGATTTAATTTAATAGAAAACTAGAAGTATGTCTTAGCATCAAACTTTGTGAAATAACTTCAAACATCTGAAGTGCAGAAGGTAATATATAAAAGCCAAGTTCTTATGGTAAAGCAGAGACTTAACAGGATCATCTACTGCCATCAAGACTCTGTAAGCATCATCATCTAATTTAATTCCATTAATTCCTGCGTTGTTCACCTGCAATTAATGAGTTTCAACCTACA is part of the Macadamia integrifolia cultivar HAES 741 chromosome 9, SCU_Mint_v3, whole genome shotgun sequence genome and encodes:
- the LOC122088728 gene encoding salutaridine reductase-like isoform X2, translating into MPDTNIDSAAKKLVVVTGANKGIGLEICHQLATIGFIVVLTARDEKRGVEAVEKLKGSGLSNVVFHQLDVMDPASVASLADFIKQFGKLDILVNNAGINGIKLDDDAYRVLMAVDDPPEVRFIKYRELARETPEMAEECVQANYYGAKRVTEALLPLLQLSDSPRIVNVSSSGGKLQYVTDTWAKEVLSDEDGLTEERVDDVLNKFLKDFKETHGWPAYTMSKAAMNAYTRILARMLPKFRINCVCPGYVKTDINYNTGVCTVEEGAAGPVKLALLPDDGPSGLFFFQKEVSNF
- the LOC122088728 gene encoding salutaridine reductase-like isoform X1; translated protein: MPDTNIDSAAKKLVVVTGANKGIGLEICHQLATIGFIVVLTARDEKRGVEAVEKLKGSGLSNVVFHQLDVMDPASVASLADFIKQFGKLDILVNNAGINGIKLDDDAYRVLMAVDDPPEVRFIKYRELARETPEMAEECVQANYYGAKRVTEALLPLLQLSDSPRIVNVSSSGGKLQNALLQYVTDTWAKEVLSDEDGLTEERVDDVLNKFLKDFKETHGWPAYTMSKAAMNAYTRILARMLPKFRINCVCPGYVKTDINYNTGVCTVEEGAAGPVKLALLPDDGPSGLFFFQKEVSNF